One window of Streptomyces sp. SUK 48 genomic DNA carries:
- a CDS encoding SGNH/GDSL hydrolase family protein, whose translation MRRSRLVGFVAPLLLALGLGFTQAASAQAASNSGGYVALGDSYASGVGAGSYISSSGDCDRSTNSAAYLWNAAHKPASFAFNACSGATTDDVMANQLGSLNSSTSLVSISIGGNDAGFASVMQTCVLNSDSTCLSAIATAKSYATNTLPGKLDTVYNAIHSKAPNARVVVIGYPRFYLLGQVCLGLSDTKRSAINSAADTLDGTVQSRAAAHGFVFGDVRSAFSSHEICSSSSWLHSLNVLDLTESYHPTADGQSGGYLPALTTAAG comes from the coding sequence ATGAGACGTTCCCGGCTTGTCGGATTCGTTGCGCCACTCCTCCTCGCTCTGGGCCTCGGCTTCACGCAGGCGGCGTCGGCGCAGGCGGCATCCAACAGCGGCGGTTACGTGGCGCTCGGCGACTCCTACGCCTCCGGCGTCGGCGCGGGCAGCTACATCAGCTCCAGCGGCGACTGCGACCGCAGCACCAACTCCGCGGCCTACCTCTGGAACGCCGCGCACAAGCCGGCCTCCTTCGCCTTCAACGCCTGCTCGGGCGCCACGACGGACGATGTGATGGCCAACCAGCTCGGCTCGCTCAACTCCTCCACCTCGCTGGTGTCCATCAGCATCGGCGGCAACGACGCCGGGTTCGCGAGCGTCATGCAGACGTGCGTGCTGAACTCCGACAGCACCTGTCTGTCCGCCATCGCCACCGCGAAGTCCTACGCGACCAACACGCTGCCCGGGAAGCTCGACACCGTCTACAACGCCATCCACTCCAAGGCGCCCAACGCCCGAGTGGTCGTGATCGGTTACCCGCGCTTCTACCTGCTCGGCCAGGTCTGCCTCGGCCTGTCCGACACCAAGCGGTCGGCCATCAACAGTGCCGCCGACACCCTGGACGGCACCGTCCAGTCCCGCGCCGCCGCCCACGGCTTCGTCTTCGGTGACGTCCGCAGCGCCTTCTCCAGCCACGAGATCTGCTCCAGCAGTTCCTGGCTCCACAGCCTCAACGTGCTCGACCTCACCGAGTCGTACCACCCCACCGCCGACGGCCAGTCCGGCGGCTACCTGCCGGCCCTCACCACCGCCGCCGGCTGA
- a CDS encoding CaiB/BaiF CoA-transferase family protein: MPLEGITVVAVEQAVAAPFATRQLADLGARVIKVERVDGGDFARGYDTAAGGLASHFVWCNRGKESLALDLKDPRGREVVRRLVADADVFVQNLAHGAAARLGLDAATLCAAHPRLIAVDISGYGSFGPYADKRAYDMLVQCEAGLVSLTGTPERPVKAGIPAADIAAAMYAFSGVLAALVRRGVTGRGGPVEVSLLDSLAEWMGHPLHHTMHDGEPPARTGLAHPVIAPYDAYPTADGGQVLLSVQNDREWRRLAEQVMERPELGTDPLFATNAARVAHRAETDAAVARALGALDADEALARLERAGLACARLRDLRELAEHPQLAARERWRQVGSPVGPLRALLPPLTLPGGDEPRMGDVPALGQHTGALLRAVGMTDDEIAALRRDGVAA, translated from the coding sequence CTGCCGCTGGAGGGGATCACCGTCGTCGCCGTCGAACAGGCCGTGGCCGCGCCCTTCGCGACCCGGCAGCTCGCCGATCTGGGGGCCCGGGTGATCAAGGTGGAGCGGGTGGACGGGGGCGACTTCGCGCGGGGCTACGACACCGCGGCGGGCGGCCTCGCCTCGCACTTCGTGTGGTGCAACCGGGGCAAGGAGTCGCTCGCCCTGGACCTGAAGGATCCGCGCGGCCGGGAGGTCGTACGGCGGCTGGTCGCGGACGCGGACGTGTTCGTGCAGAACCTGGCGCACGGGGCCGCGGCCCGGCTCGGCCTGGACGCGGCCACCCTGTGCGCGGCCCATCCGCGGCTGATCGCCGTGGACATCTCGGGCTACGGCTCCTTCGGCCCGTACGCGGACAAGCGGGCCTACGACATGCTGGTGCAGTGCGAGGCGGGCCTGGTGTCGCTCACCGGGACGCCGGAGCGGCCGGTGAAGGCGGGGATTCCGGCGGCGGACATCGCGGCGGCCATGTACGCCTTCTCGGGGGTGCTGGCGGCCCTGGTGCGCCGGGGCGTCACCGGGCGCGGCGGTCCGGTGGAGGTGTCCCTGCTGGACTCGCTCGCGGAGTGGATGGGCCATCCGCTGCACCACACGATGCACGACGGCGAACCCCCGGCGCGCACCGGACTCGCACATCCCGTCATCGCGCCCTACGACGCCTACCCGACGGCGGACGGCGGCCAGGTGCTGCTGTCGGTGCAGAACGACCGGGAGTGGCGGCGCCTTGCCGAACAGGTCATGGAGCGGCCGGAGTTGGGGACAGACCCGCTGTTCGCGACGAACGCGGCGCGGGTCGCGCACCGGGCGGAGACGGACGCGGCGGTGGCGCGGGCGCTCGGGGCCCTGGACGCGGACGAGGCGCTGGCGCGGCTGGAGCGGGCGGGCCTCGCCTGTGCCCGGCTGCGGGATCTGCGCGAGCTGGCGGAGCATCCGCAGCTGGCGGCCCGGGAGCGCTGGCGTCAGGTGGGTTCGCCGGTGGGGCCGTTGCGGGCGCTGCTGCCGCCCCTCACCCTGCCGGGCGGGGACGAACCGCGGATGGGCGACGTGCCCGCGCTCGGACAGCACACCGGAGCGCTGCTGCGTGCCGTGGGGATGACGGACGACGAGATCGCAGCGCTGCGCCGGGACGGTGTGGCGGCCTGA
- a CDS encoding ABC transporter permease: MNALVYDGLAMTGRQLRRVRNSPGLTVLTQMMPVNMLLFFGYVFGSALAMPGREYRAFLVPGLLVATAAGGLMTGMFQAAADTHRGVTDRFRTLPVSRAAVPLGQAAADLVVTALGTIPLLLVGLAVGWRIEATVPEAAGAVGLLLLFRFACTCAGIHLGLLTRSEDAAGQLGAASFVLPLLSDAYIPTGHLPGWLRTIAEWNPISAVTTALRDLFGNAPVPRAAAWPVAHPVAGSLAWSLALIVVFLPLAVRRYSRGA; this comes from the coding sequence GTGAACGCACTGGTGTACGACGGACTCGCCATGACGGGACGGCAGTTGCGTCGGGTCCGCAACAGTCCGGGCCTGACGGTCCTGACCCAGATGATGCCGGTCAACATGCTGCTGTTCTTCGGCTATGTCTTCGGCAGCGCGCTGGCCATGCCGGGCCGGGAGTACCGCGCCTTCCTGGTGCCGGGACTGCTGGTCGCGACGGCGGCGGGCGGCCTGATGACCGGGATGTTCCAGGCCGCCGCGGACACCCACCGGGGCGTGACGGACCGCTTCCGCACGCTACCGGTGAGCCGGGCCGCCGTCCCCCTGGGACAGGCCGCCGCGGACCTCGTCGTCACCGCCCTCGGCACGATCCCGCTGCTCCTGGTCGGGCTCGCGGTGGGCTGGCGGATCGAGGCAACGGTGCCCGAAGCCGCGGGCGCGGTGGGGCTGTTGCTGCTCTTCCGGTTCGCCTGCACCTGCGCCGGCATCCACCTGGGCCTGCTCACCCGCAGCGAGGACGCGGCCGGGCAACTCGGCGCCGCCTCCTTCGTGCTGCCGCTGCTGTCCGACGCGTACATCCCGACCGGCCATCTGCCCGGCTGGCTGCGCACGATCGCCGAGTGGAACCCGATCAGCGCGGTGACCACCGCGCTGCGGGACCTGTTCGGCAACGCGCCCGTGCCACGCGCCGCCGCCTGGCCGGTGGCCCATCCGGTCGCCGGGTCGCTCGCCTGGAGCCTCGCCCTGATCGTGGTGTTCCTGCCGCTCGCGGTGCGCCGTTACAGCCGTGGCGCGTGA
- a CDS encoding ATP-binding cassette domain-containing protein, translating to MPTTYAVLSEGLEKRFGAVPALRGLDLAVPRGTVCGLLGPNGAGKTTAVRLLTTLVRPDSGSARIAGHDLVREAAAVRRLISVTGQYASVDGDLTGRENLRLFARLHRVGGPAARAEELLARFGLTEAAGRRAATYSGGMRRRLDLAVSLVRRPEVLFLDEPTTGLDPAVRGSVRQAVRDLAANGTTVLLTTQYLEEADQLADDIALMDRGRIAHTGSPAGLKALIGSYAEAVVAHPDALGAAAAVLDRLTGREPAFDRARAAVGVLTTDPTLTLPRLVRELDAAGVPLLDASLRPPTLDDVFLRLTGTAVTSRTEAGPIEERAA from the coding sequence ATGCCAACTACGTACGCTGTACTTAGTGAAGGTCTGGAGAAGCGCTTCGGCGCCGTCCCCGCCCTGCGGGGGCTCGATCTGGCGGTCCCCCGGGGCACGGTCTGCGGGCTGCTGGGGCCCAACGGCGCCGGGAAGACCACCGCCGTCCGCCTGTTGACGACGCTGGTGCGGCCGGACTCCGGCTCCGCGCGGATCGCCGGACACGACCTGGTCCGGGAGGCGGCCGCCGTCCGGAGACTGATCTCCGTCACCGGCCAGTACGCCTCGGTGGACGGCGATCTGACCGGCCGGGAGAACCTGCGGCTGTTCGCCCGGCTGCACCGGGTCGGGGGGCCGGCCGCGCGCGCCGAGGAGCTGCTGGCGCGCTTCGGGCTCACGGAGGCCGCCGGCCGCAGGGCCGCCACCTACTCGGGCGGTATGCGGCGCCGCCTCGACCTCGCCGTGAGCCTCGTGCGCCGCCCGGAGGTGCTCTTCCTGGACGAGCCGACCACCGGCCTCGACCCGGCGGTCCGCGGCTCCGTCCGGCAGGCGGTACGGGACCTCGCCGCGAACGGTACGACGGTCCTGCTGACCACGCAGTATCTGGAGGAGGCCGATCAACTCGCCGACGACATCGCCCTGATGGACCGGGGCCGGATCGCGCACACCGGATCACCCGCCGGACTCAAGGCGCTCATCGGGTCGTACGCCGAGGCCGTGGTCGCCCACCCGGACGCGCTCGGCGCGGCGGCCGCCGTGCTGGACCGGCTCACCGGCCGGGAGCCGGCGTTCGACCGCGCACGCGCCGCCGTCGGCGTCCTCACCACCGACCCGACCCTGACGCTGCCCCGCCTGGTGCGCGAACTCGACGCGGCCGGCGTCCCCCTGCTGGACGCGAGCCTGCGTCCGCCCACCCTGGACGACGTCTTCCTGCGGCTCACCGGAACCGCGGTCACGTCCCGGACCGAAGCCGGCCCCATCGAGGAGCGAGCCGCGTGA
- a CDS encoding TetR/AcrR family transcriptional regulator translates to MAVRGAVPEVIWARPERTGRGPRPAYTRDDIAAAAVRIADARGLDAVSMRQVAAELGCGTMSLYNYVPRKEDLYELMMDAVGAEHALWPPSGNWRADLTRVAHEARALMHRHPWMPRLMSPVYGFSPHTLRYLEHCLACLDPLEARYGTKLELIAMLNGVVTTYVRNELDTAERVRALPWSEDEENAVRGAYLARQVASGKYPRMAAAFAEDPGPIDLEAVFERALTRILDSYA, encoded by the coding sequence ATGGCAGTCCGAGGGGCCGTACCCGAGGTGATCTGGGCGCGCCCCGAGCGCACCGGACGAGGGCCGAGACCGGCGTACACGCGTGACGACATCGCGGCCGCCGCCGTGCGGATCGCCGACGCGCGCGGGCTCGACGCGGTGTCGATGCGGCAGGTCGCGGCGGAGCTGGGGTGCGGGACGATGTCCCTGTACAACTACGTGCCGCGCAAAGAGGACCTGTACGAGCTGATGATGGACGCGGTCGGCGCGGAGCACGCGCTGTGGCCGCCGAGCGGCAACTGGCGGGCGGATCTGACGCGGGTGGCGCACGAGGCGCGGGCGCTGATGCACCGGCATCCGTGGATGCCGCGCCTGATGTCACCGGTCTACGGGTTCAGCCCGCACACCCTGCGCTATCTGGAGCACTGCCTGGCCTGCCTGGACCCGCTGGAGGCCCGCTACGGCACGAAGCTCGAACTCATCGCCATGCTCAACGGCGTGGTGACGACGTACGTGCGCAATGAGCTGGACACCGCCGAGCGGGTGCGGGCGCTGCCGTGGTCGGAGGACGAGGAGAACGCGGTGCGCGGCGCGTATCTGGCCCGGCAGGTGGCGTCCGGGAAGTACCCGAGGATGGCGGCGGCGTTCGCGGAGGACCCGGGCCCGATCGATCTGGAGGCGGTCTTCGAGCGGGCGCTCACGAGGATCCTCGACTCCTACGCATGA
- a CDS encoding type ISP restriction/modification enzyme — protein MPSVPYDDDAPLLADLMPWSVAPPRPGRAWPTAPDPGCLRARWDALLAAELPDREALFEPSRARTLHSAVGQLPGRTGGTERLARAGGPCAEPVRVLAAPFDERWLIPDHRLLDAARPELWRVADERQVFLVETPDEHHPLLATGLLPTLRTGRVRPLHRRPAAADPNLAPGLLDHLSSRLDTRVTPLDLAAWFLATARPDRTVPLTDDAELWSSGVASGRRLLWLLRRDGDRPKLPGGRRPYVRAPLPPRPATLHYDPEEEALHLDEGRVSPVPAGAWEYELNGVRVLESWFTARTAPGAPGTLEAIRPAGWLQSWTSELLELITVLALLSEVRAERAGLTVPSSITATDLRHRAVLPPPPSSRRPASVLDQPEEGPEGQFALL, from the coding sequence ATGCCCAGCGTGCCGTACGACGACGACGCTCCGCTGCTGGCGGACCTCATGCCGTGGTCCGTCGCACCGCCGCGGCCGGGCCGCGCCTGGCCGACGGCCCCCGATCCGGGCTGTCTGCGGGCCCGCTGGGACGCCCTGCTGGCGGCGGAACTCCCGGACCGCGAGGCGCTGTTCGAGCCGAGCCGGGCCCGCACCCTGCACTCGGCCGTGGGCCAGCTGCCGGGCCGGACCGGCGGCACCGAGCGCCTGGCGCGTGCCGGGGGGCCGTGCGCGGAGCCGGTGCGGGTGCTGGCGGCGCCCTTCGACGAGCGGTGGCTGATCCCGGACCACCGGCTGCTGGACGCGGCCCGCCCGGAGCTGTGGCGGGTGGCGGACGAACGGCAGGTCTTCCTGGTGGAGACCCCCGACGAGCACCATCCGCTGCTGGCCACCGGCCTGCTGCCCACCCTGCGCACCGGGCGCGTCCGGCCCCTGCACCGCCGCCCGGCCGCGGCGGACCCCAACCTGGCGCCCGGCCTCCTGGACCATCTCTCGTCCCGCCTGGACACCCGGGTCACCCCCCTCGACCTGGCGGCCTGGTTCCTGGCCACGGCCCGCCCCGACCGCACCGTCCCGCTGACCGACGACGCGGAACTGTGGTCATCCGGTGTGGCGTCGGGCCGTCGGCTGCTCTGGCTGCTGCGCCGCGACGGCGACCGCCCCAAGCTCCCCGGCGGCCGCCGCCCCTACGTCCGCGCCCCGCTGCCGCCCCGCCCGGCCACCCTCCACTACGACCCCGAGGAGGAGGCCCTGCACCTGGACGAGGGCCGCGTCTCCCCCGTCCCCGCCGGGGCCTGGGAGTATGAGCTGAACGGGGTACGGGTCCTGGAGTCCTGGTTCACCGCCCGCACGGCACCCGGCGCCCCCGGGACCCTGGAGGCGATCCGGCCCGCCGGCTGGCTCCAGTCGTGGACCTCGGAACTGCTGGAGCTGATCACGGTCCTGGCCCTGCTCTCCGAAGTCCGCGCGGAGAGGGCCGGCTTGACGGTCCCCTCCTCGATCACGGCAACCGACCTGCGCCACCGCGCCGTCCTCCCGCCCCCGCCCTCCTCCCGCCGCCCCGCCTCGGTCCTGGACCAACCCGAGGAGGGCCCGGAGGGGCAGTTCGCGCTGCTGTGA
- a CDS encoding GntR family transcriptional regulator encodes MTSFAPDSIVLNRKLPLWYQVSQSLRASILGRSPADPLRLPTEERLAEHYGVSVLTMRQALKELEDEGLISRHRRRGTFIEPDARRGAPVRLLGSVDAIVAQQSGMRTELLAHGPAPVPGGLTDCFPGLAEVATYHRLRFDEQTGEPTNHAVNHVRPELAERIDLDDLVRWPMTKVLRDVVKADISRITDTVEARLADPETARLLQVPLLSPILHYTGITYDTEGRVLDVAVIHYRGDRFSFTVTLDAT; translated from the coding sequence GTGACCTCATTCGCCCCTGACTCGATCGTCCTGAACCGCAAGCTGCCGCTCTGGTACCAGGTGTCGCAGTCGCTGCGCGCCTCGATACTGGGCCGCTCGCCCGCGGACCCGCTGCGCCTGCCCACCGAGGAGCGCCTGGCGGAGCACTACGGCGTGAGCGTGCTGACCATGCGGCAGGCGCTGAAGGAGCTGGAGGACGAGGGGCTGATCAGCCGGCACCGGCGGCGCGGCACGTTCATCGAGCCCGACGCCCGGCGCGGCGCCCCGGTGCGGCTGCTGGGCTCGGTGGACGCGATCGTGGCCCAGCAGTCCGGGATGCGCACCGAGTTGCTGGCGCACGGGCCCGCGCCGGTGCCGGGCGGGCTCACGGACTGCTTCCCGGGGCTGGCCGAGGTGGCGACGTACCACCGGCTGCGCTTCGACGAGCAGACCGGCGAGCCGACCAACCACGCCGTCAACCATGTGCGCCCCGAACTGGCCGAGCGGATCGACCTGGACGATCTGGTCCGCTGGCCGATGACGAAGGTGCTGCGGGACGTCGTCAAGGCGGACATCAGCCGGATCACGGACACTGTGGAGGCCCGGCTCGCCGACCCGGAGACCGCCCGCCTCCTCCAGGTCCCGCTGCTCAGCCCGATCCTGCACTACACGGGCATCACCTACGACACCGAGGGGCGGGTGCTGGACGTGGCGGTGATCCACTACCGGGGCGACCGCTTCTCCTTCACGGTGACCCTGGACGCCACCTGA
- the hmgA gene encoding homogentisate 1,2-dioxygenase, whose protein sequence is MSGDARKRAEGLSYLTGFGNEHASEAVPGALPEGRNAPQRAPLGLYAEQLSGAAFTEPRAHNRRSWLYRIRPSAAHPRFTRTANGSIRTAPFTEAVPDPNRLRWNPLPEPAAGTDFLAGLWTLGGNGDATQRAGMAVHLYHANASMERVFSDADGELLIVPEHGGLLLHTEFGRLHVEPAHVALVPRGVRFRVELLDESARGYVCENYGAPFRLPDLGPIGANGLANARDFRAPVAAYEDTEGPVEVVNKFCGNLWTAAYDHSPLDVVAWHGNHVPYVYDLRRFNVIGSISYDHPDPSIFTVLTSPSDTPGLAGVDFVVFAPRWLVGEDTFRPPYFHRNVMSEYMGLIEGAYDAKAEGFVPGGGSLHNMMSAHGPDRETFDRASAAELKPQKIDDGLAFMFETRWPLTLTPDAARADHLQGAYDDVWRGLTRNFRI, encoded by the coding sequence ATGAGCGGGGACGCGCGCAAAAGGGCCGAGGGGCTGTCGTATCTGACCGGGTTCGGCAATGAGCACGCCTCGGAGGCGGTGCCGGGCGCCCTGCCCGAGGGCCGCAACGCACCGCAGCGCGCACCGCTCGGGCTGTACGCGGAGCAGCTCAGCGGCGCGGCCTTCACCGAGCCGCGGGCGCACAACCGCCGCTCGTGGCTGTACCGGATCCGCCCGTCGGCCGCGCATCCGCGGTTCACCCGGACGGCCAACGGCTCGATCCGCACGGCGCCCTTCACCGAGGCCGTGCCCGATCCGAACCGGCTGCGCTGGAACCCGCTGCCGGAGCCGGCCGCGGGCACCGACTTCCTCGCGGGCCTGTGGACGCTCGGCGGCAACGGCGACGCGACCCAGCGGGCGGGCATGGCCGTGCACCTGTACCACGCCAACGCCTCGATGGAGCGGGTCTTCTCGGACGCCGACGGCGAGCTCCTGATCGTCCCCGAGCACGGCGGGCTGCTGCTGCACACCGAGTTCGGGCGGCTGCACGTGGAGCCCGCGCACGTGGCGCTGGTCCCGCGCGGGGTGCGGTTCCGGGTGGAGCTGCTCGACGAGTCGGCCCGCGGCTATGTGTGCGAGAACTACGGGGCGCCGTTCCGGCTGCCCGACCTCGGCCCGATCGGCGCCAACGGGCTCGCCAACGCGCGGGACTTCCGTGCGCCGGTCGCCGCGTACGAGGACACCGAGGGCCCGGTGGAGGTGGTGAACAAGTTCTGCGGCAACCTCTGGACGGCCGCGTACGACCACTCGCCGCTCGACGTGGTCGCCTGGCACGGCAACCATGTGCCGTACGTCTACGACCTGCGCCGCTTCAATGTGATCGGCTCGATCTCCTACGACCACCCGGACCCCTCCATCTTCACCGTCCTGACCTCCCCGTCGGACACCCCGGGGCTGGCCGGCGTCGACTTCGTCGTCTTCGCGCCGCGCTGGCTGGTGGGCGAGGACACCTTCCGGCCGCCGTACTTCCACCGGAACGTGATGAGCGAGTACATGGGCCTGATCGAGGGCGCCTACGACGCGAAGGCGGAGGGCTTCGTGCCGGGCGGCGGCTCGCTGCACAACATGATGTCGGCGCACGGCCCGGACCGGGAGACGTTCGACCGGGCGAGCGCGGCCGAGCTGAAGCCGCAGAAGATCGACGACGGCCTCGCCTTCATGTTCGAGACCCGCTGGCCGCTGACGCTCACCCCGGACGCGGCCCGCGCCGACCACCTCCAGGGGGCGTACGACGACGTGTGGCGGGGGCTGACGCGCAACTTCCGCATCTGA
- a CDS encoding TetR/AcrR family transcriptional regulator produces MKPVPHATPLRRAPVQRRSAERLTRILDACAELLDEVGYDALSTRAVAVRAGVPIGSVYRFFGNKRQMADALAQRNLELYTAQVTGRLERAAAGDWRAAMDAVLDEYLAMKRTAPGFSLVDFGNQIPVGARQAEPNSRIADRLSELLAGYIGRTPDEELRRAFLVAVESADTLVQLAFRLDPEGDEAIIRETRELLRAYLARLLD; encoded by the coding sequence ATGAAGCCCGTGCCCCACGCGACCCCGCTCCGCCGCGCCCCCGTCCAGCGGCGCAGCGCCGAACGGCTGACCAGGATTCTCGACGCCTGCGCCGAACTCCTCGACGAGGTGGGCTACGACGCGCTGAGCACCCGGGCCGTCGCGGTGCGCGCCGGTGTGCCCATCGGCTCCGTCTACCGCTTCTTCGGCAACAAACGGCAGATGGCCGACGCCCTCGCGCAGCGCAATCTGGAGCTGTACACCGCGCAGGTCACCGGGCGCCTGGAGCGGGCGGCGGCGGGGGACTGGCGGGCCGCGATGGACGCCGTCCTGGACGAGTACCTGGCGATGAAGCGCACCGCGCCCGGCTTCTCCCTGGTCGACTTCGGCAACCAGATCCCGGTGGGCGCCCGCCAGGCGGAGCCCAACAGCCGGATCGCCGACCGGCTCTCCGAGCTGCTCGCCGGCTATATCGGCCGCACCCCGGACGAGGAGCTGCGGCGGGCCTTCCTGGTCGCCGTGGAGAGCGCGGACACCCTGGTCCAACTGGCCTTCCGGCTCGACCCGGAGGGCGACGAGGCGATCATCCGCGAGACCCGGGAGCTGCTGCGGGCCTACCTGGCACGGCTGCTGGACTGA
- a CDS encoding class F sortase, which translates to MAPRRRRRRPWYRTRAFRLARTAALTAVLVTLVGRCGDDGPPDHAEAVAAGADPGATGSARPLPRSRPTSLRIPSLGLDARIVGVRLGKDRQLETPPFDRPKAAGWYEGGATPGEAGTAIAVGHRDTPSGPAVFAALPMVKPGKTIEARRADGRTAVYTVDRVQVFDKSGFPDKEVYGRARRPELHLLTCGGLFSRRTGYSSNVVVFAHLTATR; encoded by the coding sequence ATGGCGCCGCGTAGGCGCAGACGCAGGCCCTGGTACCGGACCCGCGCCTTTCGCCTGGCCAGGACGGCCGCTCTCACGGCCGTCCTGGTGACGCTCGTCGGCCGGTGCGGGGACGACGGCCCGCCGGACCACGCGGAGGCCGTCGCCGCCGGGGCGGACCCGGGTGCGACCGGCTCGGCCCGCCCGCTGCCCCGGTCCCGGCCCACCTCCCTGCGCATCCCCTCCCTCGGCCTCGACGCCCGGATCGTCGGGGTGCGGTTGGGCAAGGACCGGCAGCTGGAGACCCCGCCGTTCGACCGGCCCAAGGCGGCCGGCTGGTACGAGGGCGGCGCCACCCCCGGCGAGGCGGGCACCGCGATCGCCGTCGGCCACCGCGACACCCCCTCGGGGCCCGCGGTGTTCGCCGCGCTCCCGATGGTCAAGCCCGGCAAGACGATCGAGGCACGGCGCGCGGACGGCCGTACCGCGGTCTACACCGTGGACCGGGTACAGGTCTTCGACAAGTCCGGCTTCCCCGACAAGGAGGTGTACGGCCGTGCCCGCCGCCCGGAGCTGCACCTGCTCACCTGCGGGGGCCTGTTCAGCAGGCGCACCGGGTACAGCAGCAATGTGGTGGTCTTCGCCCATCTCACCGCGACCAGGTGA
- a CDS encoding aldehyde dehydrogenase family protein has translation MKAHDGLYIDGGWRPAARPDEVIEVVNPADEQVIARVPAAGPDDVDAAVRAARAALPGWAATPPAERAARLAALRDALAARKDEIAETVTAELGSPPAFSEAVHAGLPIAVAGTYAELAATRPFEEKVGNSTVLHEPVGVVGAITPWNYPLHQIVAKVAPALAAGCTVVLKPAEDTPLTAQLFAEAMHEAGVPAGVFNLVTGLGPVAGQALAEHPDVDLVSFTGSTAVGRRIGALAGGAVKRVALELGGKSANVILPSADLAKAVDAGVANVMSNSGQTCSAWTRMLVHRDRYEEAVGLAAAAAAKYGDRIGPLVNAKQRERVRGYIEQGVAEGARLVASGPEAPREKGYFVSPTVFADVTPGMTIAQEEIFGPVLSVLAYDDEEDALRIANGTVYGLAGAVWAGDEDEAVAFARRMDTGQVDINGGRFNPRAPFGGYKQSGVGRELGGHGLDEYLQTKSFQF, from the coding sequence ATGAAGGCACACGACGGTCTGTACATCGACGGCGGCTGGCGCCCCGCCGCGCGTCCGGACGAGGTGATCGAGGTCGTGAACCCGGCCGACGAACAGGTCATCGCCCGGGTTCCGGCCGCCGGTCCGGACGACGTGGACGCCGCCGTGCGCGCGGCCCGGGCCGCCCTGCCCGGGTGGGCCGCCACCCCGCCCGCCGAGCGCGCGGCCCGCCTGGCCGCGCTGCGGGACGCGCTCGCGGCCCGCAAGGACGAGATCGCCGAGACGGTCACCGCCGAACTCGGCTCCCCGCCCGCCTTCTCGGAGGCCGTGCACGCGGGCCTGCCCATCGCGGTCGCCGGCACCTACGCCGAACTCGCCGCGACCCGCCCCTTCGAGGAGAAGGTCGGCAACTCCACCGTCCTGCACGAGCCCGTCGGCGTGGTCGGCGCGATCACCCCCTGGAACTACCCGCTGCACCAGATCGTCGCCAAGGTCGCCCCGGCGCTCGCCGCCGGCTGCACGGTCGTCCTCAAGCCCGCCGAGGACACCCCGCTCACCGCCCAGCTGTTCGCCGAGGCGATGCACGAGGCGGGCGTCCCGGCGGGCGTGTTCAACCTGGTCACCGGCCTCGGACCGGTCGCCGGGCAGGCGCTGGCCGAGCACCCGGACGTGGACCTCGTCTCCTTCACCGGCTCCACCGCCGTCGGCCGCCGCATCGGCGCGCTGGCCGGCGGGGCCGTGAAGCGGGTCGCCCTCGAACTCGGCGGCAAGTCCGCCAATGTCATCCTGCCGAGCGCCGACCTCGCCAAGGCGGTCGACGCCGGCGTCGCCAACGTGATGTCCAACTCCGGCCAGACGTGCAGCGCCTGGACCCGGATGCTGGTCCACCGCGACCGGTACGAGGAGGCCGTCGGGCTGGCCGCGGCCGCCGCCGCCAAGTACGGCGACCGCATCGGGCCGCTGGTCAACGCCAAGCAGCGGGAGCGGGTGCGCGGTTACATCGAGCAGGGTGTCGCGGAGGGCGCCCGCCTTGTCGCGAGCGGGCCCGAAGCGCCGCGCGAGAAGGGCTACTTCGTCAGCCCGACCGTCTTCGCCGATGTCACGCCGGGGATGACCATCGCCCAGGAGGAGATCTTCGGCCCGGTCCTCTCGGTCCTCGCCTACGACGACGAGGAGGACGCCCTGCGCATCGCCAACGGCACGGTGTACGGCCTGGCCGGCGCGGTCTGGGCCGGTGACGAGGACGAGGCGGTGGCCTTCGCCCGGCGCATGGACACCGGGCAGGTCGACATCAACGGCGGCCGCTTCAACCCGCGCGCGCCGTTCGGCGGTTACAAGCAGTCCGGGGTCGGCCGGGAACTCGGCGGCCACGGCCTCGACGAGTACCTCCAGACCAAGTCCTTCCAGTTCTAG